The Oncorhynchus kisutch isolate 150728-3 linkage group LG20, Okis_V2, whole genome shotgun sequence genome has a segment encoding these proteins:
- the LOC109865635 gene encoding zinc finger protein 239-like, producing MPHSSSLKLNPVPAEEEEVCWMEKEALMKEEEEEEEEEEEEAVTIQKQVESEAVTVKEEEKDVSVKEEEDAVRVKEEEEDVSVKEEEEGEVTVTLKNEEEEGPGYLGPVSQTHLKASNGSNDEQALINTRERRDYPGSSGGPQQPHDADEAEKSLSTSKHLKKHQQRPTGEKPYCCSDCGKCFLRSDSLKIHMRIHTGEKPYICDQCGKSFTTSHQLTSHQRTHTGEKPYSCDQCGKSFPSSSHLIRHQRTHTGEKPYSCDQCGKSFPTSSQLTSHQRTHTGEKPYSCDQCGKSFPSSSQLTSHQRTHTGEKPYSCNQCGKSFTTSSQLTSHQRTHTGEKPHSCDQCDKRYSDKRSLIKHQKIHEGVVS from the exons ATGCCTCATAGCTCCAGTCTCAAACTTAACCCCGTTCCTGCTGAAGAAGAAGAGGTCTGCTGGATGGAGAAAGAAGCTCtcatgaaagaggaggaggaggaggaggaggaggaggaagaggaggctgttacaatacaaaaacaagtagagagtgaggctgttacagtgaaagaagaagagaaagacgtttcagttAAAGAAGAGGAAGATGCAGTCAGAGttaaagaggaggaagaagatgtttcagtgaaagaagaagaggagggggaggtgactGTCACATTGAAaaatgaagaagaggagggacctggatatctgggcccggtttcACAAACTCATCTTAAggcatccaatggttctaacgatgaacaggccctgattaacacta gagagagacgtgactatcCTGGATCATCTGGGGggcctcaacaacctcatgatgctgatgaggcagagaagagtctctccacatCAAAACATCTCAAGAAACATCAGCAGAGAcccacaggagagaaaccatactgctgctctgactgcggGAAGTGTTTCTTAAGATCAGATTCACTAAAAATACACATGAGAATTCACacgggagagaaaccttatatctgtgatcaatgtgggaagagttttactacatctcaCCAGCTGacttcacaccagagaacacacacaggagagaaaccttatagctgtgatcaatgtgggaagagttttccTTCATCTAGCCATCTGATtcgacaccagagaacacacacaggagagaaaccttatagctgtgatcaatgtgggaagagttttcctacatctagccagctgacttcacaccagagaacacacacaggagagaaaccttatagctgtgatcaatgtgggaagagttttccTTCATCTAGCCAGCTGacttcacaccagagaacacacacaggagagaaaccttatagttgtaatcaatgtgggaagagttttactacatctagccagctgacttcacaccagagaacacacacaggagagaaacctcatagctgtgatcaatgtgacaagagatactctgataaaagatctctgattaaacatcagaaaatacatgaaggagttgtttcatga